One region of Chryseobacterium muglaense genomic DNA includes:
- a CDS encoding outer membrane beta-barrel protein: MKKQISLAFLIIGSLAFAQENNTSTVKDSVQNTKDIQEVLIKSQRKKQFVDKAVYSFDEEALKKARYANDLLQTLPELQFDPISSSITSIKGGKFLLLINGVESTELQARGIRPENVVRVEYYDNPPTRWATRADTVVNIITRNPEIGFAAGTSVSSALTTGFVNGQAYANYTNGRSNFGLEYSLNFRDYDNRAVNRVYDYTLQNSHYNTNENKIDHFGYTYQDIALRYTNSLMDNYVFQAKFSMNLFNYFSKGNGQSIFTKDNSSELHGTSQYSGENYNPPKLDLYFSKKLSKKDEISFNIVGSSYTSESFQLDKEWVIGTGNIVFDNDMNLKAKQNSIVGEVAYTHDFKAGKLSTGYRIDNNNVDNALENLAGNFDYSVNYLTQYLYSEFAGKSKKLMYRIGLGLTNIHNKTAATTDDDWTITPKIILGYELKKNQSLRFTSSYTPYSPGSASLSPNINQVVPNIVSTGNPYLNIQKAWNNNLNYSYNNKFFDFNANLFYNYVDNAINSMYVLYNNNTQYALTYENAQFSSRTGVQFTGSVKPFGNRLLVIKANIYPTMQRVKTNSGALLKNNYLGNNFTISSEYKNLSLTYMFNIPVYTLSGAFLSTNENQNHIFANYKMKDWTFTTGMYWLGMPSRYKTKTLDESLVNYMGTTNIYNNRNMFILGIGYDFAKGKKNEVNRKLNNDTAPAATF; encoded by the coding sequence ATGAAAAAACAAATAAGTTTAGCCTTCTTAATAATAGGCAGCTTAGCTTTTGCACAGGAAAACAATACTTCAACAGTTAAAGATTCGGTTCAAAACACAAAAGACATTCAGGAGGTTCTGATAAAGTCGCAACGTAAAAAACAATTTGTAGACAAGGCAGTTTACAGTTTTGATGAAGAAGCTTTAAAAAAAGCCAGATACGCCAATGATTTACTACAGACTTTGCCCGAACTTCAGTTTGACCCTATTTCCAGCAGTATCACAAGTATTAAAGGAGGTAAATTTTTACTGTTGATTAATGGTGTTGAATCTACAGAATTACAAGCTCGTGGTATAAGACCTGAAAATGTAGTCCGAGTTGAATATTATGACAATCCGCCTACCCGATGGGCGACAAGAGCTGATACTGTGGTTAATATTATCACAAGAAATCCGGAAATTGGTTTTGCAGCAGGAACTTCTGTGAGCTCTGCATTAACAACCGGTTTTGTAAACGGACAAGCCTATGCGAACTATACAAACGGAAGGAGTAATTTCGGACTTGAATATTCACTTAATTTCAGAGATTACGACAATCGTGCTGTAAACAGAGTTTATGACTATACTTTGCAGAATTCTCATTACAATACCAATGAAAATAAAATAGATCATTTCGGATATACTTATCAGGATATTGCCTTAAGATATACCAATTCTTTGATGGATAATTATGTATTTCAGGCAAAATTTTCGATGAATCTTTTCAATTATTTTTCTAAAGGAAACGGGCAAAGTATTTTCACCAAAGATAACAGCTCAGAACTGCATGGAACTTCGCAATACAGCGGAGAAAATTACAATCCTCCAAAGCTCGATTTATATTTTTCTAAAAAATTAAGCAAAAAAGACGAAATCAGTTTTAATATTGTAGGTTCGTCTTACACTAGCGAAAGTTTTCAATTAGATAAAGAATGGGTAATTGGCACTGGAAATATTGTTTTTGATAATGATATGAACCTAAAGGCCAAACAAAACAGCATTGTAGGAGAAGTTGCTTACACTCATGATTTCAAAGCAGGAAAACTAAGTACCGGTTATAGAATTGATAATAATAACGTCGATAATGCACTTGAAAATTTAGCCGGAAATTTCGATTATTCTGTTAATTATTTAACTCAATATCTATATTCTGAATTTGCAGGTAAAAGCAAAAAGCTGATGTATCGTATCGGTTTAGGGTTAACCAATATTCACAATAAAACGGCTGCAACCACAGATGACGACTGGACAATCACGCCCAAAATAATCTTAGGATACGAGCTCAAAAAAAATCAGAGTCTGCGATTCACAAGCAGCTATACACCTTACAGCCCGGGAAGCGCGTCATTAAGCCCGAACATCAATCAGGTTGTTCCCAATATTGTATCTACAGGAAACCCTTACCTTAACATACAAAAAGCGTGGAATAATAATTTGAATTATTCTTACAATAATAAGTTTTTCGATTTTAATGCAAATCTTTTCTACAACTATGTAGACAATGCCATAAACAGTATGTATGTTTTATACAATAACAATACTCAATATGCATTAACCTACGAAAACGCACAGTTTAGTTCACGAACTGGAGTGCAGTTTACAGGATCGGTAAAACCTTTTGGAAATAGATTATTGGTCATAAAAGCTAATATTTATCCTACAATGCAACGTGTAAAAACAAACTCAGGTGCTTTGCTTAAAAACAATTATTTAGGAAACAATTTTACCATTTCTTCTGAATATAAAAATTTGAGCCTTACTTATATGTTTAATATTCCTGTTTATACGCTAAGTGGAGCTTTTTTAAGTACCAACGAAAATCAAAACCATATTTTTGCCAATTATAAGATGAAAGACTGGACGTTCACAACTGGAATGTATTGGTTGGGAATGCCATCAAGATATAAAACAAAAACACTTGATGAAAGTTTGGTAAACTATATGGGAACAACCAATATTTACAACAACAGAAATATGTTTATTCTGGGAATCGGTTACGATTTTGCCAAAGGTAAAAAGAATGAAGTCAACCGTAAATTGAATAATGACACCGCCCCTGCAGCAACATTCTAA
- a CDS encoding aminotransferase-like domain-containing protein has translation MKKEILYIKIAKILEDQILSETLRIGDKLPSIRSVQKIYDVSLNTVKLAFLELESKSLIEARPKSGYYVSKTSQRKCALPSVSKPETCQNKSDPEDLISKVFDTLHYKDIRQFSLGVPDPSFLPIAKLNKGVIKTIRNLEGSGTAYEPLEGSFNLRRNIAKWSLVLEGKITEDDLITTSGAMNAIFNCLMAVTKRGDTLAIESPVYFGIIHIAKAMGLNVIELPTHPVTGVDIDALRKIIDKVDACCFISNFSNPLGSLMPEERKKELVQLLTYHNIPLIEDDLYGNLYFGTSRPKPCKAFDEAGIVMWCGSVSKTLAPGYRVGWVAPGKYKEKILRQKLIQTISTPSLYQEVIADFLENGRFDHHLRGFRQKLHTNCLKYQRAVEEYFPESTKISQPQGGFVLWLELDNKIDTAQLYDVAVKQNISFAPGRMFTQHDQFNNCMRLNFALKWDESLENDLKRLGTIVKNAL, from the coding sequence ATGAAGAAGGAAATCCTGTACATAAAAATTGCAAAAATTTTAGAAGATCAAATTCTGTCTGAGACTTTAAGAATTGGAGATAAATTGCCGTCAATACGTTCTGTTCAGAAAATATATGACGTAAGTCTCAATACCGTAAAACTGGCTTTTTTAGAATTGGAAAGCAAATCTCTTATTGAAGCAAGACCTAAATCGGGGTATTACGTGAGCAAAACATCACAGAGAAAATGCGCTCTTCCATCAGTCAGTAAACCTGAAACTTGCCAGAATAAGTCTGATCCAGAAGACCTCATCAGTAAAGTATTCGACACGCTGCACTACAAAGATATACGCCAATTTTCTTTGGGTGTTCCAGACCCCAGTTTCCTGCCTATTGCAAAATTAAATAAAGGAGTCATTAAGACAATAAGAAACTTAGAAGGCAGCGGAACTGCTTACGAACCTTTGGAAGGAAGCTTCAACCTAAGAAGAAATATTGCAAAATGGTCTCTCGTTTTAGAAGGGAAAATTACCGAAGACGATCTAATAACGACTTCAGGAGCAATGAATGCTATCTTTAATTGTCTGATGGCAGTTACGAAACGAGGCGATACACTTGCGATTGAAAGCCCTGTCTATTTTGGAATTATACATATTGCAAAAGCAATGGGTTTGAATGTGATCGAATTGCCTACTCATCCCGTTACAGGAGTTGATATAGATGCATTAAGAAAAATAATTGATAAAGTTGATGCCTGTTGTTTTATCAGTAATTTCAGTAATCCTTTAGGCTCTTTAATGCCTGAAGAAAGAAAAAAAGAACTGGTACAATTGCTTACCTATCACAATATCCCGCTAATAGAGGATGACTTGTATGGAAATCTCTACTTTGGTACAAGCAGACCAAAACCATGTAAAGCCTTTGATGAAGCAGGAATCGTCATGTGGTGCGGTTCTGTTTCCAAAACTTTGGCGCCCGGTTATAGAGTGGGTTGGGTGGCTCCCGGAAAATATAAAGAGAAGATTTTGAGGCAGAAGCTTATTCAGACCATTTCTACACCGTCACTTTATCAGGAAGTAATCGCAGATTTTCTGGAAAACGGAAGGTTTGATCATCATTTAAGAGGATTCAGACAAAAACTTCATACCAATTGTTTGAAATACCAAAGAGCCGTTGAAGAATATTTCCCTGAAAGCACTAAAATATCTCAACCTCAAGGTGGGTTTGTACTTTGGCTCGAGTTAGACAACAAAATTGATACAGCACAACTCTACGATGTTGCTGTAAAACAAAATATAAGCTTTGCACCCGGTAGAATGTTTACGCAACACGATCAGTTTAATAATTGCATGAGACTTAATTTTGCTTTAAAATGGGACGAAAGTCTTGAAAATGATCTAAAAAGATTAGGAACCATCGTTAAAAATGCGCTCTAA
- a CDS encoding helix-turn-helix domain-containing protein: MEKKLNFKLIEPNQSLEDFVYCFSSLQNISQQNNAVIIPNGKVDLIFSKINDKMLTVALLGLETKPKYTTPEISNFFSVSFHPFAIEYIFNESIADILNSGKILQNDFWDFYIDDLNDFDSFCEKITHKISNLLPEKTDERKRRLFQLILESNGEIPIKKLSEKILWSPRQINRYFNQQFGLSLKAYCKILRFQASLDHIKNGELYPQLNFTDQSHFIKEIKQLSGVSPKELHKNENDRFLQFLVYDQK; the protein is encoded by the coding sequence ATGGAAAAAAAGCTAAATTTTAAACTTATTGAGCCAAACCAATCTCTAGAAGATTTTGTCTATTGCTTTTCTTCCTTGCAGAATATTTCGCAACAGAATAATGCTGTAATTATTCCTAATGGGAAAGTTGATTTGATATTTTCAAAAATAAACGACAAAATGCTGACCGTTGCATTGTTGGGTTTAGAAACCAAACCCAAATACACTACTCCGGAAATTTCAAATTTCTTTTCCGTTAGCTTTCATCCTTTTGCGATTGAATATATTTTTAATGAGTCTATTGCTGACATATTAAATTCCGGAAAGATATTGCAGAATGACTTTTGGGACTTTTACATTGATGATTTGAATGATTTTGATAGTTTCTGCGAAAAAATCACACACAAAATATCAAACTTGCTGCCTGAAAAAACAGATGAAAGAAAACGCAGATTATTTCAGTTAATTCTTGAATCAAACGGTGAAATTCCAATTAAAAAACTTTCTGAAAAAATACTGTGGAGCCCACGACAGATCAACCGTTACTTTAATCAACAATTTGGGCTTTCTCTAAAAGCTTACTGTAAAATCCTACGATTCCAGGCGTCACTTGATCATATTAAAAATGGTGAACTCTATCCGCAGCTTAATTTTACAGACCAATCGCATTTCATCAAAGAAATAAAACAACTCTCTGGTGTTTCACCAAAAGAACTACATAAAAACGAAAACGACCGATTTTTACAATTTTTAGTCTACGACCAAAAGTAA
- a CDS encoding FAD-dependent oxidoreductase: protein MLLQNKKIAIVGGGPGGLTLAKLLQLKDVDVKVYERDLNKNARVQGSPLDLHDESGLAALQKAGLIEDFKNNFMVGADQSTITNHKAEIFFSDHEEKQDENFGDEHFRPEIDRGVLRKILLESLNPETIIWDSHFLSMTQQNEGWLLHFKNKESVYADLVIGADGANSKIRSYLTDIKPFYSGITMLEGNIYEAEKRVPNISKILRGGKIMAFGNEQNILMGQKANGEIGFYASFKADENWAVSSDLDFSDRSEVLKWFQKEYPDWSSVWYELFENTSTPFIPRPIYCMPLDQNWKTVKNLTIIGDAAHLMPPFAGEGVNMAMLDALEFSEVLTSSQFNTIESAISEYETNMLKRASKIAQESLENGERMHSENALTTMLDFFNSHKDM, encoded by the coding sequence ATGTTATTACAAAATAAAAAAATAGCCATTGTAGGCGGAGGTCCGGGTGGATTGACATTGGCAAAACTTTTACAACTAAAAGATGTTGACGTAAAAGTGTATGAAAGAGATTTAAATAAAAACGCACGAGTACAAGGCTCCCCTCTTGATCTACATGATGAATCTGGTTTGGCTGCGTTACAAAAAGCAGGTTTAATAGAGGATTTTAAAAACAATTTTATGGTGGGCGCAGACCAATCGACCATTACAAACCATAAAGCCGAAATATTTTTCAGCGATCACGAAGAAAAACAAGATGAGAACTTTGGAGACGAGCATTTTCGTCCGGAAATAGATCGAGGCGTTTTACGAAAAATTCTGCTGGAATCTTTAAATCCTGAAACCATTATTTGGGACAGTCATTTTCTTTCTATGACACAGCAGAATGAAGGCTGGTTACTGCATTTCAAAAACAAGGAAAGCGTATATGCAGATCTTGTAATCGGTGCCGATGGAGCAAACTCAAAAATACGGTCTTATCTTACAGACATCAAACCGTTTTATTCGGGTATTACAATGCTTGAAGGCAATATTTATGAAGCCGAAAAAAGAGTTCCGAATATTTCTAAAATACTTCGTGGCGGAAAAATTATGGCTTTCGGGAACGAACAAAATATTTTAATGGGACAAAAAGCAAATGGTGAAATTGGTTTTTATGCCAGTTTTAAAGCTGATGAAAATTGGGCAGTCTCGTCCGATTTAGATTTTTCTGATCGATCTGAAGTATTAAAATGGTTTCAAAAAGAATATCCCGATTGGAGCTCTGTTTGGTATGAATTGTTCGAAAATACTTCTACTCCTTTTATCCCGCGCCCGATTTATTGCATGCCTTTAGACCAAAATTGGAAAACAGTAAAAAATCTTACTATTATTGGCGATGCAGCCCATCTAATGCCTCCATTTGCAGGTGAAGGTGTAAATATGGCAATGCTTGATGCGTTGGAGTTTAGCGAAGTCTTAACTTCTTCTCAATTTAACACAATAGAAAGCGCTATTTCTGAGTATGAAACCAATATGTTAAAAAGGGCCTCGAAAATAGCACAGGAATCACTTGAAAACGGAGAACGTATGCATAGTGAAAATGCTCTAACAACCATGCTTGATTTCTTTAATTCGCACAAAGACATGTAA